A genomic window from Flintibacter sp. KGMB00164 includes:
- a CDS encoding HAD-IIB family hydrolase yields MGKFDGLLLVSDFDDTLYDSHHRVPPRNLAAINYWLREGGRFTVATGRAYTTFAPYVHLAPINAPVVLSNGSAIYDFHTDTMLVETQLDPRAPQDFQALMASIPSLGMEAYHGEDIYVYRPNYVTYGHMRKVGTDYTVAPIADMPTPWNKVIVQQEYDQLLRARAWLEEHCPERYEAIFSNRYYLEVTRRGCNKGGMVQRLIDMLGVERDNLYCVGDNQNDIPMMALSAIPFAPANCAQEVKDWGAKLLCHCDEGVIGDIVEILDRKY; encoded by the coding sequence ATGGGTAAATTTGACGGCCTGCTGCTGGTCAGCGACTTTGATGATACCTTATATGATTCCCACCACCGGGTGCCGCCCCGCAATTTGGCAGCCATCAACTACTGGCTGCGGGAGGGGGGACGGTTTACCGTGGCCACCGGGCGGGCCTACACCACCTTTGCCCCCTACGTCCACTTAGCGCCCATCAATGCCCCGGTGGTGCTGTCCAACGGCTCGGCCATCTACGATTTTCACACCGATACCATGCTGGTGGAGACCCAGCTGGACCCCCGGGCGCCCCAGGACTTCCAGGCCCTGATGGCCTCCATCCCCTCTCTGGGAATGGAGGCCTACCACGGGGAGGACATCTATGTCTACCGCCCCAACTACGTCACCTACGGCCACATGCGCAAGGTAGGCACTGACTACACGGTGGCCCCCATTGCCGACATGCCCACCCCCTGGAACAAGGTTATTGTCCAGCAGGAGTACGACCAGCTGCTGCGCGCCCGGGCCTGGCTGGAGGAGCACTGTCCGGAGCGGTACGAGGCCATTTTCTCCAACCGCTACTACCTGGAGGTCACCCGCCGGGGATGCAATAAGGGCGGCATGGTGCAGCGGCTCATCGACATGCTGGGGGTGGAGCGGGACAACCTCTACTGTGTGGGGGACAACCAGAACGACATCCCCATGATGGCCCTGTCCGCCATTCCCTTCGCGCCGGCCAACTGTGCCCAGGAGGTCAAGGACTGGGGCGCCAAGCTGCTGTGCCACTGCGACGAGGGCGTCATCGGCGACATCGTGGAGATCCTGGACCGGAAATATTGA
- the thiM gene encoding hydroxyethylthiazole kinase, whose product MSQSLGALLEALRSRRPLIHCITNPISINDCANLILAAGGRPIMAEHPGEVAEITATAAALAVNLGNITDVRMESMVLAGQAAREAGVPMVLDCVGVGCSTMRRRYAQDYLAKIQPQVAKGNLSELLCLSGARQGMSGVDADGSDRLEGQTLSALREFSRRQGVVLLASGPVDGVFAPDGRRWEIRNGHSMMSCLTGTGCMLNVLTAAFLAVGEPEEAATAAAAMLGICGERAAREARGPGSLRAALLDAAYILTPEELDHEAAVRPFEKG is encoded by the coding sequence ATGAGTCAGTCCCTGGGAGCGCTGCTGGAGGCCCTGCGCAGCCGCCGGCCCCTCATTCACTGCATCACAAACCCCATCTCCATCAACGACTGCGCCAACCTGATCCTGGCGGCAGGGGGGCGGCCCATCATGGCCGAGCATCCCGGCGAGGTGGCTGAGATCACCGCCACCGCCGCCGCTTTGGCGGTGAACCTGGGCAACATCACCGACGTGCGCATGGAGTCCATGGTGTTGGCCGGACAGGCGGCCCGGGAGGCGGGGGTGCCCATGGTGCTGGACTGTGTGGGCGTGGGGTGCAGCACCATGCGTCGGCGCTATGCCCAGGACTACCTTGCCAAGATTCAGCCTCAGGTGGCCAAGGGGAACCTGTCGGAGTTGTTGTGCCTCTCCGGCGCCCGGCAGGGCATGTCTGGGGTGGACGCGGACGGCAGCGACCGGCTGGAGGGGCAGACCCTTTCCGCCCTGCGGGAGTTCAGCCGCCGCCAGGGAGTGGTGCTTTTGGCTTCCGGGCCGGTGGACGGGGTGTTTGCCCCCGACGGACGGCGCTGGGAGATCCGCAACGGCCACAGCATGATGAGCTGCCTCACCGGTACGGGGTGCATGCTCAACGTGCTCACCGCCGCCTTTTTGGCGGTAGGGGAGCCGGAGGAGGCGGCCACGGCCGCTGCCGCTATGCTGGGCATCTGCGGAGAGCGGGCAGCCCGAGAGGCCCGTGGACCGGGAAGTCTGCGCGCCGCTCTGTTGGACGCGGCCTATATCCTTACCCCGGAAGAATTGGACCATGAGGCGGCGGTACGCCCCTTTGAGAAAGGATGA
- a CDS encoding deaminase, producing the protein MKRIDKENYYLDIAETVLERSTCMRRCYGAIIVKNDEIVSTGYNGAPRGRKNCMDLGYCTREAMNVPSGERYELCRSVHAEMNAIISAARRDTLGATLYLAGREAKTGELLHDATSCSMCRRLIINAGIQRVVIRNTDRDYSVVHVEDWVREDDSLPEQHK; encoded by the coding sequence ATGAAGCGCATCGACAAAGAGAACTATTACCTGGATATCGCCGAGACCGTGCTGGAGCGGTCCACCTGTATGCGGCGGTGCTATGGAGCCATTATCGTCAAGAACGACGAGATCGTCTCCACCGGCTATAACGGCGCGCCCCGTGGCCGGAAGAACTGCATGGACCTGGGCTACTGCACCCGGGAGGCCATGAACGTGCCCAGCGGCGAGCGCTATGAGCTGTGCCGCTCCGTCCACGCGGAGATGAACGCCATCATCTCGGCCGCCCGACGGGATACCCTGGGCGCCACCCTGTACCTGGCTGGCCGGGAGGCCAAGACCGGGGAGCTGCTCCACGACGCCACCTCCTGCTCCATGTGCCGCCGTCTCATCATAAACGCGGGCATCCAGCGGGTGGTCATCCGCAACACCGACCGGGATTACAGCGTGGTCCATGTGGAGGACTGGGTGCGGGAGGACGACTCCCTGCCGGAGCAGCATAAGTAA
- a CDS encoding NAD(P)/FAD-dependent oxidoreductase yields MNAMYDVVILGCGEAGIFAAYELAHSRPDLKVLALDQGRDIYHRSCPIVAGKVRECIHCAVCDTMCGFGGAGAFSDGKFNFTTQFGGWLTDFMDPKVVMDLIDYVDSINVAHGATTQVFSTQSDEAKALARKALGYDLHLLQARCKHLGTENNLRILQNIYEGLKDMLEFRFNTAVEHIAQADGGFCLTLAGGEEVTCKRLIAAPGRSGAEWFSNQCKQLGLELLNNQVDIGVRVELPATVFEHITDVVYESKLVYRTKQYGDQVRTFCMNPYGHVVAENVEGINTVNGHSYADPSLRSENTNFALLVSNRFTQPFNEPYRYGKHIASLSNMLAGGVLVQRFGDLVKGVRTNEHRLGKSFTRPTLTAAVPGDLSLALPKRQLDDIIEMIYVLDKIAPGTANHDTLLYGAEVKFYSARLALSPELETALPGFFAAGDGAGVTRGLAQAGASGVQAARAVLRRIQEEV; encoded by the coding sequence ATGAATGCCATGTATGACGTAGTGATCCTGGGCTGCGGCGAGGCGGGCATCTTTGCCGCCTACGAGCTGGCCCACAGCCGTCCTGACCTGAAGGTACTGGCCCTGGACCAGGGCCGGGACATCTACCACCGCAGCTGCCCCATTGTGGCGGGCAAGGTCCGCGAGTGTATCCACTGTGCCGTATGCGACACCATGTGCGGCTTTGGCGGCGCGGGCGCCTTCTCCGACGGAAAGTTCAACTTTACCACCCAGTTCGGCGGCTGGCTCACCGACTTTATGGACCCCAAGGTGGTCATGGACCTCATCGACTACGTGGACTCCATCAACGTCGCCCACGGGGCCACCACCCAGGTCTTCTCCACTCAGAGCGACGAGGCCAAGGCTCTGGCCCGGAAGGCCCTGGGCTATGACCTGCACCTGCTCCAGGCCCGGTGCAAGCACCTAGGCACGGAGAACAACCTGCGCATCCTCCAGAATATCTATGAGGGGCTCAAGGACATGCTGGAGTTCCGCTTCAACACCGCGGTGGAGCACATCGCCCAGGCCGACGGCGGCTTCTGCCTGACCCTGGCCGGCGGGGAGGAAGTCACCTGCAAGCGGCTCATCGCCGCCCCCGGCCGCTCGGGCGCTGAGTGGTTCTCCAACCAGTGCAAGCAGCTGGGACTGGAGCTGCTCAACAACCAGGTGGACATCGGCGTGCGGGTGGAGCTGCCCGCCACCGTCTTCGAGCACATCACCGACGTGGTCTATGAGTCCAAGCTGGTCTACCGCACCAAGCAGTACGGCGACCAGGTGCGCACCTTCTGCATGAATCCCTACGGCCACGTGGTGGCCGAGAACGTGGAGGGCATCAACACGGTCAACGGCCACTCCTACGCCGACCCCTCCCTGCGCAGCGAGAACACCAACTTCGCCCTGCTGGTAAGTAATCGCTTCACCCAGCCCTTCAATGAGCCCTACCGCTACGGCAAGCACATCGCCTCTCTGAGCAACATGCTGGCCGGCGGCGTGCTGGTGCAGCGCTTTGGCGACCTGGTCAAGGGCGTGCGCACCAACGAGCACCGGCTGGGCAAGTCCTTCACCCGGCCCACCCTCACCGCCGCCGTCCCCGGCGACCTGTCCCTGGCCCTGCCCAAGCGGCAGCTGGACGACATCATCGAGATGATCTACGTGCTGGACAAGATCGCTCCGGGCACTGCCAACCACGACACCCTGCTCTACGGTGCCGAGGTCAAGTTCTACTCCGCCCGCCTGGCTCTCTCCCCCGAGCTGGAGACCGCCCTTCCCGGCTTCTTCGCCGCCGGCGACGGTGCGGGCGTCACCCGCGGTCTGGCCCAGGCCGGAGCCTCCGGCGTGCAGGCCGCCCGGGCGGTGCTGCGCCGCATTCAGGAGGAAGTTTAA
- the spoIID gene encoding stage II sporulation protein D yields the protein MDYRQRRETGTGWNARRTAGLGLILAVVVFFLPLLTIGGEPVLGLAQQGEGGGAAQGESVQTQAAKDRGKVVKLLQEDGTVTELTMEDYLFGVVAAEMPASFELEALKAQTCAARTYTVRKQNNPTQAHPDADVCTDTGCCQAYVTREAAETRWGLSAGEYSQKIAQAIAETDGMGILYQGQPIQAVFFSSAPGYTVDAVEVWGNSVDYLKSVESPEGEEVPNYHSQVVKSGEEVKNAVLSAYPGADLSGDPSGWFGTPAVNEGGTVSSILVGGVTLTGGQVRTLFDLRSACFTVAWDGTNFTFSVTGYGHGVGMSQYGANAMAKAGSTYDEILTWYYTGAEVASLW from the coding sequence ATGGACTACCGGCAGCGGCGGGAGACAGGGACAGGCTGGAACGCCCGACGGACCGCGGGGCTGGGCCTCATTCTGGCAGTGGTGGTGTTTTTTCTCCCTCTGCTTACGATAGGAGGCGAGCCGGTGCTGGGACTGGCTCAGCAGGGCGAAGGCGGCGGCGCGGCCCAGGGGGAGAGCGTTCAGACCCAAGCAGCCAAGGACCGGGGAAAGGTGGTAAAGCTCCTTCAGGAGGACGGAACGGTGACCGAGCTGACCATGGAGGACTACCTGTTTGGGGTGGTGGCGGCGGAGATGCCCGCCTCCTTCGAGCTGGAGGCTCTGAAGGCACAGACCTGTGCCGCCCGGACCTACACCGTACGCAAGCAGAACAATCCTACCCAGGCCCATCCGGATGCCGACGTATGCACGGACACAGGCTGCTGTCAGGCCTATGTTACCCGGGAGGCGGCCGAGACCCGGTGGGGATTGAGCGCCGGGGAGTATAGCCAAAAGATTGCCCAGGCCATTGCGGAGACCGACGGCATGGGGATTCTATACCAGGGGCAGCCCATCCAGGCGGTGTTCTTCTCCTCTGCGCCGGGGTACACGGTGGACGCGGTGGAGGTCTGGGGCAACAGTGTGGATTACTTAAAGAGCGTGGAGAGCCCGGAGGGGGAGGAAGTGCCCAATTACCACAGCCAGGTGGTGAAAAGTGGCGAGGAAGTAAAAAATGCGGTGCTCTCCGCCTATCCCGGCGCCGACCTGTCCGGCGATCCGTCGGGCTGGTTTGGAACTCCGGCAGTCAATGAGGGTGGCACCGTGTCCAGCATCCTAGTGGGCGGCGTCACCCTGACGGGAGGGCAGGTGCGCACCCTGTTTGACCTGCGCTCGGCCTGCTTTACCGTGGCCTGGGATGGGACCAACTTTACCTTTTCCGTCACCGGTTACGGCCACGGGGTGGGCATGAGCCAGTACGGGGCCAACGCCATGGCCAAGGCGGGAAGTACCTACGACGAGATCCTGACTTGGTACTATACGGGGGCTGAGGTGGCTTCCCTGTGGTAA
- a CDS encoding TIGR00282 family metallophosphoesterase has product MLLNILAVGDIVGEGGQDILARRLRELQREHDIHFTVVNGENASGVGLTPRQARGLYDAGADVITLGNHTWNRIQIADFLDKDPYILRPANYAGRVPGRGFGVYDGPKGLKIGVMNLMGRLELNSNLDSPFKAANQILRSHEAQQCQVLLLDFHAEATSEKGAMAWYLDGRIHALWGTHTHVPTADTQILPKGTGFVTDLGMTGPRHSVLGIRPEHSINLFLGGLPRRYEEAEGPCKINACRFTIDTDKNRCVQVQRVDLLE; this is encoded by the coding sequence ATGCTGCTGAACATTTTGGCGGTTGGCGATATTGTAGGCGAGGGCGGTCAGGATATCCTGGCCCGCCGCCTGCGGGAGCTCCAGCGGGAGCATGACATCCACTTCACCGTGGTCAACGGAGAGAACGCCTCCGGCGTGGGGCTCACTCCCCGGCAGGCCCGTGGTCTGTACGACGCCGGGGCCGATGTGATCACCCTGGGCAACCATACCTGGAACCGCATCCAGATTGCGGATTTTCTGGACAAGGACCCCTACATTCTCCGTCCGGCCAACTACGCCGGTCGGGTACCCGGCCGTGGCTTTGGGGTGTACGACGGACCTAAGGGGCTGAAGATCGGCGTCATGAACCTGATGGGACGCCTGGAGCTCAACTCCAATCTGGACAGCCCCTTCAAGGCAGCCAATCAGATCCTGCGCTCCCATGAGGCCCAGCAGTGCCAGGTGCTGCTGCTGGACTTCCACGCCGAGGCCACCAGCGAGAAGGGCGCCATGGCCTGGTATCTGGACGGACGCATCCACGCCCTGTGGGGAACCCACACCCATGTGCCCACCGCCGACACCCAGATTTTGCCCAAGGGCACCGGCTTTGTCACCGACCTGGGTATGACGGGACCGAGACACTCCGTGCTGGGCATCCGCCCCGAGCACTCCATCAACCTGTTTTTGGGCGGCTTGCCCCGGCGCTATGAGGAGGCGGAGGGTCCCTGCAAGATCAATGCCTGCCGCTTTACCATCGACACGGATAAGAACCGCTGCGTCCAGGTCCAGCGTGTGGACCTCCTCGAATAA
- a CDS encoding energy-coupled thiamine transporter ThiT: MNSTAVTRRAQSIRLRRLVESSMMLAIATVLSMFPFQGPWALGGGITVCSMLPLVVLSWRYGCKWGVFAAFVYSLLQMVLGIQNVQYADSVPTAILIILFDYVLAFSVIGLAGMFKGRLGNPRLELVLGIVLTFLVRLGCHYVSGVVVWEVLWPNELGWAAPVWSIAYNGSYMIPEIIITSLVAALSYGPLKKYYQGQDLN; encoded by the coding sequence ATGAATTCCACTGCTGTGACCCGGCGCGCCCAGTCCATCCGGCTGCGCCGCCTGGTAGAGAGCTCCATGATGCTGGCCATCGCCACGGTGCTGAGCATGTTCCCCTTCCAGGGACCCTGGGCGCTGGGGGGCGGCATCACCGTGTGTTCCATGCTGCCCTTGGTGGTGCTGTCCTGGCGGTACGGCTGCAAGTGGGGCGTGTTTGCCGCCTTTGTGTACAGCCTTCTGCAGATGGTGCTGGGCATCCAGAACGTGCAGTACGCCGACAGTGTACCCACCGCCATTCTGATCATTTTGTTTGACTACGTGCTGGCCTTCTCGGTCATCGGACTGGCCGGAATGTTCAAAGGCCGGCTGGGCAATCCCCGTCTGGAGCTGGTGCTGGGCATCGTGCTTACCTTTTTGGTGCGCCTTGGCTGCCACTATGTCTCCGGCGTGGTGGTTTGGGAGGTGCTGTGGCCCAATGAGCTGGGCTGGGCCGCGCCCGTCTGGTCCATTGCCTACAATGGCAGCTACATGATCCCGGAAATTATCATTACCTCCCTGGTGGCGGCGCTGTCCTACGGCCCGCTTAAGAAGTATTACCAGGGCCAGGACCTGAACTGA
- a CDS encoding DNA repair exonuclease, which produces MLTIIHGADFHLDSPFAGLTPQRAAQRRGEQRELLSALAELSRQRRADLVLLSGDLLDSHQTYRETAQALSQALGQIPCPVFLAPGNHDYYHINSLYAALDWPENVHIFTSGDLEAVELPQLGCVVHGRAFQAPREDASPLSGFSAPQDGKVHLMVLHGQVDGAGDYAPIFREDIAASGLHYLALGHVHQCSGVQREGNTFWAYPGCPEGRGFDETGEKGVLCLTLDENGCQGELVPLSRRRYEELAVDLTDRESPLEAVRAVLPPDTDNDVYRITFTGERGESPLDLTALEAVLAPRFYGLTLRDRTRVRREVWARREEDSLTGLFLRSMAARCQADPEDETLQLAVRFGLAALERGEDVAP; this is translated from the coding sequence TTGCTGACCATCATCCACGGGGCTGACTTCCACCTGGACAGCCCCTTTGCCGGCCTCACCCCCCAGCGCGCTGCCCAGCGCCGGGGAGAACAGCGGGAGCTGCTCTCCGCCCTGGCGGAACTCTCCCGGCAGCGGCGGGCCGACCTGGTGCTCCTCTCCGGCGACCTGCTGGACAGCCACCAGACCTACCGGGAGACCGCCCAGGCCCTCTCGCAGGCCCTGGGGCAGATTCCCTGCCCGGTGTTTCTGGCCCCGGGCAACCACGACTACTACCATATAAACTCCCTCTACGCCGCCCTGGACTGGCCGGAAAACGTACATATTTTTACCTCCGGCGACCTGGAGGCGGTGGAACTGCCCCAGCTGGGCTGCGTGGTCCACGGCCGGGCCTTTCAGGCTCCCAGAGAGGACGCCTCCCCCCTGTCGGGCTTCTCTGCACCACAGGATGGAAAGGTTCATCTGATGGTGCTCCACGGCCAGGTGGATGGGGCGGGAGACTACGCCCCCATTTTCCGGGAGGACATCGCCGCCAGCGGCCTTCATTATCTGGCTCTTGGCCACGTCCACCAGTGCAGCGGCGTGCAGAGAGAGGGAAATACCTTCTGGGCCTATCCCGGCTGCCCCGAGGGCCGCGGCTTTGACGAGACGGGAGAGAAGGGCGTGCTCTGCCTCACCCTGGACGAGAACGGCTGCCAGGGTGAGCTGGTACCCCTGAGCCGGCGGCGGTACGAGGAACTGGCCGTGGACCTCACCGACCGGGAGAGCCCTCTGGAGGCGGTGCGGGCCGTTCTGCCTCCCGACACAGACAATGACGTCTACCGCATCACCTTTACCGGGGAACGTGGGGAATCCCCCCTGGACCTTACCGCCCTGGAGGCGGTTCTGGCTCCCCGGTTTTATGGTCTGACTCTCCGGGACCGCACCCGGGTGCGCCGGGAGGTGTGGGCGCGGCGGGAGGAGGACTCCCTTACCGGGCTGTTTCTCCGCTCCATGGCCGCCCGCTGTCAGGCGGACCCAGAGGATGAGACCTTACAGCTGGCCGTGCGCTTTGGCCTGGCTGCCCTGGAACGAGGGGAGGATGTGGCTCCATGA
- a CDS encoding helix-turn-helix transcriptional regulator, with the protein MDAQKTGALIGQARREKGLTQKELAQALHVSPQAVSKWERGLNFPDLALLEALSDQLGLTVSELLSGTPGEPPQEKLLRDSLHLLLVQAGRKLRRWRRATLACVALLALLALAGGFWLVSTRTELLPQSTTVVSPSPLSEQALLAARTAKTASVHLYDLTVADGMANYKMQMELWTDQGLVQTWTVAQASNWPDAPRRQQLAFSYEFLPAQAQIQIGVTMTGGTWYTTLTDVPYLGQGYMMDVLEQSCRLDPESGAVLACWSLPMLQENGSARDSDISWAAPGYTGPIQTPQLEPGEVFLLLRLTVSA; encoded by the coding sequence ATGGACGCACAAAAAACCGGCGCTCTGATTGGGCAGGCCCGTAGGGAAAAGGGCCTGACACAGAAGGAGCTGGCCCAGGCTCTTCATGTATCTCCCCAGGCGGTGAGCAAATGGGAGCGGGGTCTCAATTTCCCCGATCTGGCCTTGCTGGAGGCCCTGAGCGACCAGCTGGGTCTGACGGTATCCGAACTTCTGTCCGGCACTCCGGGAGAGCCGCCCCAGGAGAAGCTGCTGCGGGATTCACTGCATCTGCTGCTGGTCCAGGCGGGCCGGAAGCTGCGCCGGTGGCGGCGGGCTACTCTGGCCTGTGTGGCTCTGCTGGCCTTGCTGGCTCTGGCGGGAGGCTTCTGGCTGGTAAGCACCCGCACGGAACTGCTGCCTCAATCCACCACGGTAGTCTCTCCCTCTCCCCTCTCTGAGCAGGCGTTGCTGGCTGCCAGGACTGCAAAGACCGCATCGGTACATCTCTACGATCTGACCGTAGCCGACGGGATGGCAAACTATAAAATGCAGATGGAACTGTGGACAGACCAGGGTCTGGTCCAGACCTGGACGGTCGCGCAGGCATCCAATTGGCCGGATGCTCCCCGCCGCCAACAGCTTGCCTTCTCCTATGAGTTTCTTCCAGCTCAGGCGCAGATCCAGATAGGGGTAACCATGACCGGCGGCACCTGGTACACCACGCTCACGGATGTCCCCTATCTGGGGCAAGGATATATGATGGATGTACTGGAGCAGTCCTGCCGGCTGGATCCGGAATCCGGTGCAGTGCTGGCCTGCTGGTCCCTTCCCATGCTCCAGGAGAACGGCAGTGCCCGGGATTCTGACATCTCCTGGGCAGCTCCTGGCTATACCGGCCCCATCCAAACCCCTCAGTTGGAACCGGGAGAAGTCTTCCTCCTGCTGCGCTTGACTGTCTCGGCGTGA
- the mnmE gene encoding tRNA uridine-5-carboxymethylaminomethyl(34) synthesis GTPase MnmE produces the protein MNQDTIAAMATPAVPSAIGILRLSGPRAVETASACFRPAAGNRLEDHPAHKLVYGSLLDAQGEVIDQVLCTYSRGPGSYTGEDTAELQCHGSPMVLTLGLEALFAQGARQAGPGEFTQRAFLNGRLDLAQAEAVADLLDARSREGARHAAGRLSGALSRRVGQIYSALVDVMAHFHAVLDYPDEDIDPFTLTKLEDDLSAQSRALHDLLATYQRGRRLNQGVRCALVGRPNAGKSSLLNALVGYDRAIVTDIPGTTRDTLEAEVELGGVPLRLIDTAGLRDSSDPIERLGVERSRQAMEEAELILVLWDSSVPATQEDGELLETALSLAPTILIHTKTDLPSAPVPFLNLSPLPPVVELSTKTGEGLADLEAAVAQLFPKGSDSAYGELLSNARQAQAAQRALEGVERARQALEAGMTPDALLTDVEEALQALGELTGQSVGEDVTARIFQRFCVGK, from the coding sequence ATGAACCAAGACACCATTGCCGCTATGGCTACCCCCGCCGTCCCCTCGGCCATCGGTATTCTGCGCCTGTCCGGTCCCCGGGCGGTGGAGACGGCCTCGGCCTGCTTCCGGCCCGCCGCAGGCAACCGTTTGGAGGACCACCCGGCCCACAAGCTGGTCTACGGCAGCCTGCTGGACGCCCAGGGGGAGGTCATCGACCAGGTGCTGTGCACTTACAGCCGGGGACCGGGCAGCTACACCGGGGAGGACACGGCGGAGCTGCAGTGCCACGGCTCCCCCATGGTGCTCACCCTGGGGCTGGAGGCCCTGTTTGCTCAGGGAGCACGTCAGGCGGGTCCCGGCGAGTTTACCCAACGTGCCTTTCTCAACGGGCGGCTGGACCTGGCCCAGGCAGAGGCCGTGGCCGATCTGCTGGACGCTCGGAGCCGGGAAGGCGCCCGCCACGCCGCCGGGCGGCTGTCCGGCGCGCTGAGCCGCCGGGTGGGACAGATCTACTCCGCTCTGGTGGACGTTATGGCCCACTTCCACGCCGTGCTGGACTACCCCGATGAGGACATCGACCCCTTCACCCTCACCAAGCTGGAGGACGATCTGTCCGCCCAGAGCCGGGCTCTCCATGACCTGCTGGCCACCTACCAGCGGGGGCGCCGGCTTAATCAAGGTGTCCGCTGTGCCCTGGTGGGGCGACCCAACGCAGGAAAATCCTCTCTGCTCAATGCCCTGGTGGGCTATGACCGGGCCATCGTCACCGATATTCCCGGCACCACCCGGGACACTCTGGAGGCGGAGGTGGAGCTGGGCGGCGTGCCCCTGCGGCTCATCGACACCGCCGGTCTGCGGGACAGCAGCGACCCCATTGAGCGCTTGGGCGTGGAGCGCAGCCGTCAGGCCATGGAGGAGGCGGAGCTTATCCTGGTGCTGTGGGACAGCTCTGTCCCCGCCACCCAGGAGGACGGAGAGCTGCTGGAAACCGCCCTCAGTCTGGCCCCTACCATTCTGATCCACACAAAAACAGACCTCCCCTCTGCCCCGGTTCCCTTTCTCAACCTGTCCCCCCTGCCCCCGGTGGTAGAGCTGAGCACCAAGACCGGAGAGGGCCTGGCCGACCTGGAGGCCGCCGTGGCCCAGCTGTTCCCCAAGGGCAGCGACTCCGCTTATGGAGAACTCCTGTCCAACGCCCGGCAGGCCCAGGCGGCCCAGCGGGCTTTGGAGGGCGTGGAACGGGCCCGGCAGGCCCTGGAGGCCGGGATGACCCCCGACGCCCTGCTCACCGATGTGGAGGAGGCCCTCCAAGCTCTGGGTGAGCTCACCGGGCAGAGTGTGGGAGAGGATGTTACCGCGCGGATTTTTCAGCGGTTTTGCGTGGGAAAATAA